Within uncultured Fibrobacter sp., the genomic segment TATGGCAGGCATTACATACGAAGTCGAAGACAAGAACATTGTTGAACAAATTAAGAACGACGCGATGAACGCCGCCAAGGAACTTGTAGAAAAGGCACACCTCTCGGCGGGCAACATCGTAGTGATTGGTTGCAGCACGAGTTCCACGCTCGGAAACGACATCGGAAGCCACTCCGTGCCCGAAGTCGGCAAGGCCATTTTCGAAGGTTTACAGTCGGTTTTCAAGCCGCTGGGCATCTACATTGCAGCGCAATGCTGCGAACACCTGAACCGTGCGATTATCGTTGAACATGCCGCAGTCCCAAACGCCGAACTCGTGAACGTGGTTCCGCAGCCCAAGGCTGGTGGCTCTTTCGCAACGGCCTGCTACGGAGCCTTTGAACATGCAGTCGCCATCGAGCATATCAAGGCGGACGCCGGCCTCGACATCGGCAGTACTCTTATCGGCATGCATCTGAAAGAAGTTGCGGTTCCGGTCCATATGCAGCAGACGCATATCGGCAAGGCAATCCTGATTGCCGCACGCACCCGCCCGAAGTTTATCGGCGGCGAACGTGCACATTACGACGAAAGCCTCAAGGACGGCTATCCGAAATTCTAAATGGAGATCCCCGCCTTAGCGGGGATGACGGTGCAATCTGTAATATTCCAACTTGGAATAAGAAAAAAGTAATAAATAAGGTCTTTTTTGCATCACCACTATCCGTTTTCTGTTTTGTTTAGTTAAATTGACACTAAGAATAGGAGAAAATGGTAGTGATGAATGGTGAACCCCATACGGAACATCCGAAAGGTCCCCAGGGCGCACAATATGCAGGTGGCCCAGGTCCTGGTGGTTCCGCATTTCCAAGACCCGAAAAAGTAGACCCCATTACCGGTCTCGACCTTGTAGCATGGTTCTTTGCACAAACTCAAAAGGACCACAGTTTCTATCCGCTCCATAAATCGACCATCACGTTCTTTAACGTGATGAATTTCAAGACAATCAACCAGCGTTTCTCGTACCAGGGCGGAAATGCATATCTATGCAAATTTAGGGACGAACTCAAGCATCTTTTTGAAGGCGAAACCGTATTGCGAGCTGGTGCGGACCACCTAGTCGTCATCAGCCTGAACCTTTCGCCCGAAGAAATCGCCATGCGTGTGGCCATGCTTAATAAGGTGATGGGCAGTTACGAAGGGGGGCTTCGGAATCAAATCAAGGCGGGAATTTACATTGCCGACGGGACCCCACAGAAACCCATCATTATGATGGACAGGGCATCGCTTGCCTGCCGAGAAGTTCACGGAATTTTCAACAAGGACTACTGCGTCTACGACGACGCACTCAAGAATAAGTACGAACAGAAACAGTACGTGCTAGACCATTTTGATGAAGCCTTTGAAAAAGGGTATTTCCACGTTTATTATCAACCCGTCGTGCGCGCCCTAACGGGAAAGGTCTGCGGCTACGAGGCCCTCGCCCGCTGGATCGATCCAGTCAAGGGAATCATTCCGCCGTTCATCTTTATCGACGTACTTGAAAAGGTGCACCTGATTCACAAGCTTGACGCCTACATTATCGAACAGGCATGCAAGGACCTTCGTGACGACATCGACAGCGGATACGCCTACGAACCCATCTCGGTAAACCTTTCGAGACTTGACTTTGAGCTGAGCGATATCAAGAAAATCGTAGATAATGCCGTAGCCAAGTACAACGTCCCCAAGGAATATCTGGTACTAGAAGTAACCGAAAGTGCCTTTTCCTCGGACCTTACAAACCTGGGCGAAATTATCAACAGCTTTAGGGCCGACGGCTACGAGGTCTGGCTCGACGACTTCGGTTCCGGGTACAGCTCCTTTAACAACCTGCAGACCTACGATTTCGACTTCCTGAAGATCGACATGAACTTCCTTCGGAACTTCGACAAGACCCCGAAGTCCAAGGTCATTATCGCATCCATCGTGGACATGGCGAAAAGACTCGGCATACACACCTTGGCCGAAGGTGTCGAAACCGAGGAACAATACGAATTCCTAAAGCGCATCGGTTGCGAACTGATTCAAGGGTACTATTTCAGCAAGCCCATTCCGCTTGAAGAATACCATACCAGGCGAGCGGAGCTCTGCAGTTTCGCAACAAACGAAACCCCCGAAGAAAAGCACTATTTCGACGATATTGGTCGCATCAATTTCCTGGACAATACTCCGCTGCGTAAACAACGGCTGGATGTCGCCAGCGATATTCCGATTGCAATCATTGAACGAGAAGATCGAAAATACAAGTTCATCTTTATCAATAATGCGTTCAAAAAGACGATCCAATCGTTCGGGGCTCAAACAACCGAAGAAGTTATCGCACGTATTGGCGCCTACGGAAACAAGGAAGACGCCACGAAACGCTTTGAGAAACTTCTTTATTCGGAACAGAATCAAGAAACGGTCGAGTTTGTCGAACGAGTCGAAAACCTGAAAATCATAAGCAAGGCCAGATTCCTGAGCCGAAACGGAAACAAGGCCGCCTACGCTTTTGTCGTCAGGGTAATGGCAAACCAAGTGGTTTGAGAACCAAATTTTCACTAAAAACGCCTCCATCAGGGGGCGGTTTTTTCGTTTTATATGCCAAAGAACACACAAACTATCAAAAAAATGCTTTTTTTTTGACTTTTTACAAAAAAAATCTCCTTTTTTAGAAAAAATTTTATAATATAGCGATAAAGAATACGAAACAGCCTTTATCAAGGAGAAAATATGGCAGGAAAGAAGAGTAAGAACGCTTTGGATGACGATCCAATTATTCCGAATGATGACCTCGAACTCGAGGAATCCTCTATCTTTGAAGAAGAAGAGGACGACTCCGAAGACAAGGGTATCGACGAAATTCTGGGTGGCGCAACGCTTGGCCGCGCAGCAGGCGACCTTGACGGTTGGGGCAGCTCCGAATACGAAGACAACTAAAAGCCTCCAAGACCTATCAAAAAGGAGATCCCCGCCTTCGCGGGGATGACAAGTGAGTCGTGAACCGCGAGGAACTTAAAGAGAAATACGGCAAGAAACGCGTGCCCCGTGAATGGCGGGGCACCGATT encodes:
- a CDS encoding TIGR01440 family protein, translated to MNAAKELVEKAHLSAGNIVVIGCSTSSTLGNDIGSHSVPEVGKAIFEGLQSVFKPLGIYIAAQCCEHLNRAIIVEHAAVPNAELVNVVPQPKAGGSFATACYGAFEHAVAIEHIKADAGLDIGSTLIGMHLKEVAVPVHMQQTHIGKAILIAARTRPKFIGGERAHYDESLKDGYPKF
- a CDS encoding EAL domain-containing protein; translated protein: MVVMNGEPHTEHPKGPQGAQYAGGPGPGGSAFPRPEKVDPITGLDLVAWFFAQTQKDHSFYPLHKSTITFFNVMNFKTINQRFSYQGGNAYLCKFRDELKHLFEGETVLRAGADHLVVISLNLSPEEIAMRVAMLNKVMGSYEGGLRNQIKAGIYIADGTPQKPIIMMDRASLACREVHGIFNKDYCVYDDALKNKYEQKQYVLDHFDEAFEKGYFHVYYQPVVRALTGKVCGYEALARWIDPVKGIIPPFIFIDVLEKVHLIHKLDAYIIEQACKDLRDDIDSGYAYEPISVNLSRLDFELSDIKKIVDNAVAKYNVPKEYLVLEVTESAFSSDLTNLGEIINSFRADGYEVWLDDFGSGYSSFNNLQTYDFDFLKIDMNFLRNFDKTPKSKVIIASIVDMAKRLGIHTLAEGVETEEQYEFLKRIGCELIQGYYFSKPIPLEEYHTRRAELCSFATNETPEEKHYFDDIGRINFLDNTPLRKQRLDVASDIPIAIIEREDRKYKFIFINNAFKKTIQSFGAQTTEEVIARIGAYGNKEDATKRFEKLLYSEQNQETVEFVERVENLKIISKARFLSRNGNKAAYAFVVRVMANQVV